The Lolium rigidum isolate FL_2022 chromosome 1, APGP_CSIRO_Lrig_0.1, whole genome shotgun sequence region CATCTCTCCGATCCCATCCTCCGTTCGCGAGGCACTTCGGGATCCCAACTGGCGGGCTGCCATGACGGAAGAATACGACGCGCTCATGTCCAACAAAACTTGGACTCCTCCTCGAACTAATGTGGTTATAGGAAAGTGGGTTTTCAGACACAAGACTCGGGCGGACGACTCTCTCGAGCGGTACAAGGCGCCATGGGTTGTGCGTGGCTTTGCGCAACGCCCAGGAATTGACTTCGGGGAAACTTTTTCGCCCGTCGTCAAGCCGGCGACGATCCGTGCTGTTCTTACCCTTGCGTCCTCTCGTCAATGGCCAGTTCATCAGCTGGACGTAAAGAACGCCTTCCTCCACGGCGTTCTTGAGGAGCAAGTTCATTGCCATCAGCCGACTCGCTTCGTCAACGAGCTACACCGCGGCCATGTCTGCAAGCTTTCCAAGTCTCTTTACGGCTTGAAGCAAGCACCGCGGGCATGGTTCCAGCGCTTAGCCGCCTTCGCCATCACCATCGGCTTCGTCGCATCTCGTTCCGACGCCTCGCTCTTCATACTATGGCGGGGTTTTGAGGCTGCGTACATGTTGTTGTATGTCGATGACATCGTCCTATCAGCCTCTACACCAACTctgctccgcgccatcatcaacaaactcaagCATGAGTTCGCGATGAAAGACATGGGAcctctgcactacttcctcggcctTGAAGTGCACCGCACTCCTCGCGGATTCTTTCTCAGCCAGGCCAAGTACGCCGGAGAACTTCTCCAACGAGCTGGCATGGCCAACTGCACACCCGTGTCCACACCCATGGACACCCTCTCCAAGGTGGCTACTGATGTTGGTTCTCCGGTTGCCGATCCATCCAAATATCACAGCCTCGCCGGTGGTTTGCAGTACCTCACCATGACATGCCCGGAACTAGCCTATGTCGTGCAGCAAACGTGCCTGCACATGCATGACCCACGCGACTGTCATCTCGCCATCATCAAGCGCATACTTCGGTACCCGTGGCACTACATCCTCCGGTCTTCTTCTCGAGGCCACACCCTCCACCGACATCGTCGCTTACTCCGACGCCGACTGGGCTGGATGCCCGGACACACGCCGCTCCACCTTCGGCTATTGTGTGTATCTTGGCGGCGCTCTTGTCAGCCGGTCCTCCAAGCGACAAGCCACGGCTCCAGAGACCATAGTTGTCCTTCTCGTAGTCGAGGGTGACGAGGACGTGGTCGCGAATCCGGAGGGCCTGGAGTTGAGGAGTGGGAAGGGGCTGAGTTGCAACGGGGATGCCTAAGTTCTCGACGGAGCCGTCATCGGAGTCGGACGAGCTGTCCTAGAAGTCGCTCATGGCGAAGGAGAGGGTGGGCAGCGAAAGTTTGGAAGATTGGATttaggtgtctgataccatgttagagccTGAGCTAGGTAGAAGAGATAGGCGATGCAACAGCTGAGCTTTATCGATCAGATGGTGCAGCTATATATAGCAGTACAACCGGCGCATATCTCTCAAGTAATAAACTACGGAggagatcgactagactagtacTTATCTCGCTAGCTATTGTTACAGATATGAACAACTAATTAACTAATCAGATATGTTCGCTAACACTTTTAATGGGTAGTTGCATGATCCGACTTAGGGCGCACAAACTTAAAGCCTAAGATTCCATACCTGTAGGTTGGATGTGCATACGCATTCACTATTTGCGCAAATTATCAATATTCTCAAAAGTGTTAAATTTATTTGTTGGAGTTTTAGAGAAAAAAAGTTACTACAAGACCAACACTTCGGTTCTTGCTCCAATGGCCATGGAATATCGCATGTTCATGCCACCTTGTTTACTCTAGTTGTTATTTTTCCTGCTAACGTTGGTTTATGCCTTGAGCAAGAGATCATATCTAAATCAGCAAAAAATAATGTagagagtggtgttttggcatatGGGAGcatatggtgaaatacaagttacacacattttgaatcttttttaaattgaaacaaaaaaattacatgtacatcttcacgtgctacgcactCACAAAGTAGTTTCATGAGAATCGATTTGTTGTGTggtgtgtaaaaaagaaaaaattcaatgctaaaattaaggcttttcagaagataaatttttctcttttttacatagatcacaaatttttttggttcctcgcgaaacttgacgaatacacatatactgTGGATgtatatgtagaattttttgtcaaaattttcccttcaaaaaatattttttttggtagaggaagcatatgcatccggcagccgaattgaatttctagaTATTTTGCAGTTTCACATGCTATAATATCTTTCGATGTTCTTTTTAGTTACATCGTGTCTATGAGTTTTAACCTTGGCATGGACTCCCTGTCTCTAAATGAGGAGAAAAGATAAATGCACAGTTAGTTTCAGATACAAAACTACCAGAATCTTCAAAGGGTACAAAGAAAGTGCCAGCGCAGGTCCATGAAAAAACTCATCACAGTACAAAAGCACCAATTAATCAGCAAACATTTCAGTACATCACAGGAGGAAATCGGACATTTCCTGCATTGCTCAAGTAATGTTCGTAGTAGTACATCCAGATCACAACAGCAGTTGCACCAAATTGGCACTCATCGATCGATCTCAACAGCAGCCAAAGCAAATTCTAACATAAGATTTTCTTGCTTAAATCGTAAACTAGATCTAGTAGATGTCAAGAAGAAGGATGTGATGTAACAAAATTCCCACTCGTTGGACCAGAATGACGATCAGTATAGGCTCACTCCAAAGGACTCGCTGACGATGATGGCGATCCCCATGGAgatggcgacgagggaggcggccCAGGTGAGCTTCTCCGTGATCCGTGGCACCCTCTCCCTGAGCGCCTCCGTGCAGGTCCCGATGAGCACGGTGTAGCTGGCCATGGACATGACGGTGCCGACGAGGAACATGCCGAGGAAGGCCGCCCCCGCGGCCCGCGACGGCATGGCCAGCGCCGGCAGGATGATCATGAGCGCGTCGGGCTGCAGCCCGTGCACGATCCCCGTGGCGAACGTGGCGAAGCTGATCTCCTTCTTCTTGCCGCCGCCGCTCATCAGCGCCTTCTCCAGCGAGTTCCCGCCGTGCTGGTGCGCGCCGCCCGCGGCGCCGTCGAGCGCGGCGGCGACGCAGGGCGCCGCCTGGGTGGCCTCGCGGATGCCGATGGCGCCGATGACCATGAGGGTGAGGCCGACGACGCGGGTGCCCCAGGTGCGGAGGATCTCTATGTGGAGGCGGTCCTTGAGcccgaggaagaggaggccgaACATGACCTGGCCGGCGTCGTGGCCGCAGCCCCAGAGCGCGCCCACCGCCGCGCTCTCCACCGGCGACCGCCCGATGGAGAGCGGCGCCAGCGCGGCGAGGTGGTCCGGGCCCGAGAGCGTGTGCAGGCAGCCGGCCAGGAACCCCGTCCACGCGCTGCCGAGGAACTCCGACTTGAAGATGCTCCTGCCCGCCGTGACGGCCGGGGAGTGGGAGTGGCCGTGCAGCGCCGAGGCCAGCGCCGTCGGCACCATGCACGACGGATGGATTGCCGCCACAACCAGCGCCGCCAACAAGGCGACAACCGCGGCCGATGCAACCTGTGGATTATCGCGCGCAAGAACGTAAAATTTCCAACCATTGTTCCACGTCTGGTCCACAGTTCTTGGCCAGCCTTAATTAACGATTGTCCGCAAGAATTCAGAGGCAACAGAGCAGAGCACTGGCGCACTGACCTTCCGGAAGAAGCGGCGCAGTCCAGTGGACGGAGACACAGTGGCGGCGGCGGTCTCGTCATCTTGCTCCAGCGGCGCCGGATTGACGGAACGGGAGGCGGAGGCCGCGGCGAGGACGGAAGGAGGCGGCCTGTGGAGGAGCGGTGCGAGATGGGGCAGCCTGAGCCCGACGGCGCCGCGGTGGGGCGCGAAGGACCTtggcgcggcggtggcggggaggaggtggtggtggccgccGGAGCGGGGCCTGGAGGCGGGCGCGCGGGTGAGGTGGAGCGGCGAAGAGATAAGCCTGTCCATCGCGGGTGCGGGAAAACAATCGGGAGCTCCTCCTGCCGCTGTTTCGGTGTGGCTCAACTGAACTGAAGAGAGATTTTGGGGGATTGGGGCGGGCCGGGCTGGGCCTGTGGGCCATATACTGGACCCATATGGGCCTTTTGGTAATGGGATTTCTAATGATGTAGCTTCAGTTTTTGGTTGTTGCCCTGCCCTTGGCAGGATTCTATCATGATCATAATTTATTTTTCGCATCCTATTTTTATAGGCATCTTTGAGAGATTGAGCCTAAAAATAACGGTTATTGAAATTGACGAAGGCACCACATGCATTCACCCACTGAAAAAATATTTCgtttttatgagacaccaaagtgccaTGATTATAATATAGACATTACGACGGTGAAGTGGTTTATGAAATGTGCTAGTATCTGCATGCTTGGTGATCAAATTTTGCAACAAAGAGATAACACATGTTAAATGATGTTGACATGGGGGAAAAGATCATATTACAATGCGACTCCAATATCTAGAtcaaaagggttcccctcacttagaggagaaatggattggtggggattgtagatctagatctcctctcttagatccctcaagaatgagcaagaatcatggggggaatcaagagatagggcaagttcttcaaaatcaacaatggaggagagagtggaagaacttattcagcccaaggtggaagaatgcctatttatagcccaagaaatCTTACCGTTGGGGAAGTGTCTAGCTCAGcacagtcgaggaggccggtcaaccgagcctggggccggtcagaccgagccacagaccggaccgtccagtccaaaccggacctggcgccaGGCCGTGACCGGGGCGGATTGGTGACATACAGAACATGGCCCCGGTTGTCACCGGAGCAGGAGCCGGGCCGTGCCGGGGCATCCGGTccacaggccggtcagaccgggtgtGGAACCGGACCAGTCCGGTCCAAACCGAACCTCAGGCCGGGCCAACACCGGGCGAAGCTGAAaaccttactggatagtgcccagtgtgcaccggtccaggggccggtcggcgccgggctggctGGTGCCACGGCCGGTCCAGCCGGACCTAGAAGACCTGTTCTTTTCCTTTTAAACATAAAATGCTCTCGAACTCCGATTgatatgaaaccaattttgttggaaagataacgacaaatagCCCCCCAAAAAACTGGaactatggagactcctcacaggatatttttagagattctagagagggagtctcccaccgtcaagaaacggtgaagatgtCCAAACTCAaaaacacaatagaagatgcatgcggattccgttttcgatgaacttgggcttgttgtaaagctagcaacaagctcaagaacctctcacatgGAAACACCCAAaagtaatagggatatgcaaaatattcaaagggttgagctccctaatacgatgtgatcaagttacccaaccgaaagcccctcttgatagtgcggctatctatcctataacccggtctcccaacaccaACCTTGAGACcgataaaaggaaaacctagcaaggtcatacctttgccttgcgcatcccgcttgaccttgatgataactcttcaagctccgctcaagccggaatgcatcacttgatctttgttgcttcatgaagactcacaaatgcttccccatacaccatgatggaaagctccattgatgcacatattCACATGTCAATTATCacaaaatggacggcaagcttcaagcatatgatcctcctgagatgctcaacttgaacttgtccaactcaaccttgatgacgatcaccacttgatgtcatcctctcatgggctatatgagatctcacttttgatgcatgcccatggaaagatacctaatccacatagacaacacaagggcacatatatgatgggttagttcatgaagcataattgacaaggattaccataccacatgactttatgtggcacattcttcatgcttcatgtgttgaccaaactcgaATCTATTCTTtgttctttgtattggtcaaccttgtatcttctcatgctctatcatactatcttgaggtgtataaagaactcttcatttgtttgcatgctctaaattttAGTCAACCATGGCTCAACTCATGagcctatcatgacaccgacttacagccatatcttgagttcttcacttggaatcaagcactcaagatcttgatcattcattgcttatcacataagctagagcatggttaatattgagttccacataagaactccatcttcatttcttcttcttgttcatatcacatatatatattcaaatcgatgatcttgatgctaatacacaaggtatatctttatcttcatggtatccatacttgaatccaacacatggaatacaagtagtacctatggaacatttcttcatataaactcaatgaaaacattagtccataggggttgtcactaattaccaaaactacacataggggcaatatacccttacggaTACACATCACTAGATTCATCTGCAAGTATTGCAAACTGACCACCATCAAGTTCTTCAATGAGTAGTTTAGTAGTCTCCCGCGCACAACATTTGATAATCTCATGTTGTATGTCATGGTGAGTCATCCTGCAATTATGTGGAGCATCATTGAGAACGACCTTGTTAACCTCTTCAAAATTTCCTGCAAGCCAATTTAAGAGCTCAAGGAAATTTCCTTTATTTAGTGAATCTTCACTTTCGTCGTGTCCTCTAAATGCCAAGCCTTGATGCAATAGAAACCTCAAACACTCGAGTGTGCATGTCAAACGTTGCAAATACAAAGCCTTGTATTGTGAGTTTCTTGAAGCAAGAGATGCTCAGATTGGTGCTCTTGGTGTACAGAACATATCAAATATCTCTTGAGCTTCAGCATGAGCACTACCAACACCACCTTCATGTCTCACCATCTCTTTTTCATGTTCCAGTTCCTAAAACCATTCTTCACAAATGAATCTCCATCGGGAAATTTTCTTTTCTCCTTGAACAAATAGCAAACAAAGCAGAAGGCAACATCCTTTTCCACACTATACTCAATCCATggaaattatgcaaaccaaacatGGCAAAAGCGGCAATCTTTTCCACTCTTTACTGTGACAAAAAAACTTGTGATTCTTTGGTTGGCATGGCCCCATCTCGGTGTATCTCTTTCTTACTCTATCTTGGTCGTTGACAGCATATCTCGGTATGGGAATCTGCTTGCCAGGGTCATGTTTGAGGGCCTGCAAATCTACATGTGTTGCTTCACCATCTTCATCAGTTGACAAATCATCTTCCACAATTGGGGCTGCTTTTCCGGCGCTGTTGTTCGGATCACGTTCTTCATCTGGTGTTTGCACTAGCGCCAACTGAAAATTGTTCTCAACCTCATCATGAGAAACACTTGATTTAATGGTGGATGTTTCATCTATCTTCTTTGCTTTTGAAGCTTTATTCCACATATGCTGCTTCCAGCAGACCCATCACCATTCTTTTTCTTCATCTACATAACAACCAAAACAATGGAAAAAAATTCAGATATGAGCAAATGGCCTAGTCTGATTTTCTATCTACTAATTTTAGTGCTAGTTTAGTAATCTACTTCTCTCCTAAATACCTAAAAAAAATTAATTTGGTGCAGGTAATTTCGAATTTAATAGACAACTATAAACATCTAAATCCTAAATCGGAATGGGGAAGAGCAGAAGAGGCAAGAGAGGAGAGGATTCGTACCTGCGAGGCTACGAGTCCTCCTGGCCACCGGTGAGTCGGCCGCAGGTCGCCGGTGAGGCGGTCTTCGATCGGCCATCGCCGTTGCGGTGGTGCCCTGCGCCCCTGCCCAGTGCCCAACCGCCAATCGCCGTTGCCTAGAGTTCCCTGGCTCACGTCGTCTGGCTCGCTGGTTGGAACGATACGGAGATGAGATGAGCTGTTCCATGGGCTTGGGCCTAATAAAAAAAATTGAGCCAAAATCTGTTGGTATGCCCGGGCATACACGGGCATACCCCTGACGCCGCCCATTGTTAAACGTAGAGACACAGGTTGTTTTGGGTGGGATTGGCTCAACGCTCTGGGGCGTGGCCTACCTCTATATATATATGGGTACCAAGAGGTACGTACAGGTTACAGATTACAAATACAGGATATACAGTCTAACACACTCCCTCAATCTTAACTGTGACCTGAAGTGCTCAGTAAGTTAAGATTGCGCCTACATCCTGTGAACAGCGGGAAGCGACAATGGTTTGGTGAAGATATCAGCAAGTTGATCTTTAGATGAGATAAACCTGATCTCGCGTAGCTTCTTGGCAACTCGTTCTCTGACAAAGTGATAGTCAACTTCGATGTGTTTCGTTCGGGCATGAAATACTCGGGTTTGAGGATAAGTATGTAGCACCGATGTTGTCACACCAAAGGACAGGTGGCTGCCTCTCGGACAATCCTCAACTCACGTAGGAGAGACTGAACCCAAATGAGCTCCGCGGTGGCATTAGCAACGGCCTTGTATTCAGCTTCAGTACTACTCCGAGACACTGTAGCTTGCTTACgtgcactccaggcgatcaagttAGAACCAAAGAATATTGCATGGCCCCCGTTGATCGCCTCGTCGTCAGGGTTaccagcccaatccgcatcacTAAAAGCTGAGAGAACAGCTGAAGGCGCCGGCCTGAGATGAAGTCCAAAGGTGATAGTAGAACGAACATAGCGCAGAATGCGCTTGACAGCAGACCAATGAGTGTCCCGTGGTGAATGAAGATACTGGCAGACACGGTTAACTGCATAGGAGACATCAGGCCGAGTGATGGTAAGGTACTGGAGACCGCCAACAACACTCCGATACTCAGTAGCATCATCAGCAGACAGCAGAGTACCATCAGTAGCAGACATAGTGTCAGTGGAAGACATAGGCGTAGTAGCAGCCTTGCACTCAAGCATGCCGACGACGCCGTAACAGGTCCTGCGAGTACTTCGCCGTGAAAGCGCAAGGCCATCACCAGGATAAGTGACCTCGAGCCCAAGAAAATAGTGTAGCTTGCCAAGATCCTTGATAGCAAAATCGGAACCAAGAGCCACAATGAGACGATCCGTAGCTGCAGCAGAGGAGCTAACcgtaataatatcatcaacataaaccgTAAGATACATGGTAACCTCCGGACGCCGAAGAAGGAACAATGAAGTGTCGACCGTAGAGGGCACAAAACCATGAGAGCGTAGAGCAGCACCAAGCCGTGCATGCCATGCACGAGGTGCTTGCTTGAGGCCATAGAGTGCCTTGACCAAGCGACAGAGGTGCTGGGGGCGAGCAGAATCAACATAACCAGGAGGCTGTCGCATGTATACCTCTTCCTCCAAAACGCCATGAaggaaagcattctgaacatccatCTGACGGAGATCCCAACCTCGAGTGACAGCGAGTGAGAGAAGCAGCCGAATAGTGGTGGGTTTAACTACGGGACTGAACGTATCCTCATAGTCAAGCCCATACCGTTGCTTGAAGCCTTTTGCAACCAGCCGAGCCTTGTACCGCTCAATAGAGCCATCAGCATGCTTTTTGACTTTAAAAATCCACTTGGAGTCAATGATATTGACACCAGAACGAGGAGGAACCAGCTGCCAAGTGTCATTCTGACGGAGAGCCTGAAATTCAAGGTCCATGGCATCACGCCAGTGCGGGATGCTCATCGCAGCTTGGTAGTGACGGGGTTCAGCAGTTGGGTCAGACTGCGCTTGAGCCAAGCAGGCAGCAATCCATGCTACAGTGCCATCAGTGCGTGTCTTGGGTCGATGAATTCCACTGCGACTGCGAGTGTGGGGACGCAGCGAGGCGTTGactggaggcggcggaggagcgtcgctggaggacggcgacgacgatgcAGTTGAGGCCGGGGAACGAGCGTCAGGTGGTGACGCAGGCGTCGGCCCACCCGCAGGAGGCGAGGGAGGCCACGTAGGCGATGGAGGCCTGGGCGCCAGAGGCGACGACGGAGGCGCCTCGGGGCGTGGTGCAGGTGCATGTGCCATGCACCGATCGACGTGAGCGTCGACGGGGGCATCCAGAACCTCCACGCGAGCGCCGCGAACAGCACTCGCACCGTGATTAGGCAATAATGCAGGAGAATATGCAGCATCATCAAATTGGCCAGGACTAACAAGAGTGGAGTTTGTGGGTGGCACAGAATGAGATGATGGCATATTTGAGAAGGGAAACAGATTCTCGTCAAAGACAACGTCTCGAGAGATATAGACACGATTACTAGGAACGTGTAggcacttgtagcctttgtgaAGCGCACTATACCCAAGAAAAACACACTTTTTGGAACGAAATTCAAGCTTATGATTATTGTAGGGCCTAAGGTGGGGCCAACAAGCGCAACCAAAAACTTTGAAGAACGTATAGTCAGGGATTTCCTTAAACAGTAGTTCAAGAGGTGTTTTCATGTGTAGGACtctagtgggagatctgttgatcAAGAAGCAAGCAGTGGAGAAAGCATCACTCCAAAACCGAAAAGGTACAGATGCATGGGCCGAAGAGTAAGGCCAGTTTCAACTATGTGACGGTGCTTGCGTTCAACCGCACCGTTCGCTGATGTGTATGAGGACAAGAAACACGATGTGAAATCCCAAGTTTGTTAAA contains the following coding sequences:
- the LOC124683773 gene encoding uncharacterized protein LOC124683773; amino-acid sequence: MDRLISSPLHLTRAPASRPRSGGHHHLLPATAAPRSFAPHRGAVGLRLPHLAPLLHRPPPSVLAAASASRSVNPAPLEQDDETAAATVSPSTGLRRFFRKVASAAVVALLAALVVAAIHPSCMVPTALASALHGHSHSPAVTAGRSIFKSEFLGSAWTGFLAGCLHTLSGPDHLAALAPLSIGRSPVESAAVGALWGCGHDAGQVMFGLLFLGLKDRLHIEILRTWGTRVVGLTLMVIGAIGIREATQAAPCVAAALDGAAGGAHQHGGNSLEKALMSGGGKKKEISFATFATGIVHGLQPDALMIILPALAMPSRAAGAAFLGMFLVGTVMSMASYTVLIGTCTEALRERVPRITEKLTWAASLVAISMGIAIIVSESFGVSLY